In a single window of the Melissococcus plutonius ATCC 35311 genome:
- the pflB gene encoding formate C-acetyltransferase, whose amino-acid sequence MEQWKGFKGDKWKTSVDTRDFIQRNYTEYTGDDSFLEPIAPSTDKLWTKLQELFEVQHQQNGVYDMDNNVPATLTSHEPGYLIKEEEKIVGLQTDVPLKQAFMPFGGINMANNALTSNGYEVDPEMTKIFTELRKTHNQGVFDAYTPEMRAARKNKIITGLPDAYGRGRIIGDYRRIALYGIDRLIEEKMKDLSNTGYKSMTEDVIRLREEITEQIRALGELKKMAASYGFDISQPAGNAREAIQWLYFGYLGAIKSQNGAAMSIGRISAFLDIYIQRDLENGTITEFEAQELIDHLIMKLRMVKFARTPEYNQLFSGYPIWATLSIAGMALSGRSLVTKNDFRILHTLTNMGPSPEPNLTVLYSSHLPEGFRTFAAKIAKESSSIQFENDDLLRANWGSDDCAIACCVSATVMGKDMQFFGARANLAKAALYAINGGIDEKTKAQVGPKFRPMEGDTLDFDEFIERYKDIMDWLAELYVNTLNVIHYMHDKYAYEAAQLAFMDSDLKRTFATGIAGISHATDSVMAIKYGNVKVIRDEDGVAVDYVPQNEFPTYGNDNEEADEMANWILEYFMTQIKRHHTYRNARPTTSLLTITSNVVYGKATGNTPDGRRAGKPLAPGANPSYQDGKFLGEKNGLLASLNSTARLEYTCALDGISNTQTINPNGLGKDDDIRIDNLRNVMDGYFDKGGYHLNVNVFTNELLLDAQAHPEKYPNLTIRVSGYAVKFRDLTPEQQADVISRTSHDRM is encoded by the coding sequence ATGGAACAATGGAAAGGTTTTAAAGGAGACAAGTGGAAAACTTCTGTGGACACTCGTGATTTCATTCAAAGAAATTACACAGAATACACAGGCGATGATAGCTTTTTGGAACCAATCGCTCCAAGTACAGACAAATTATGGACAAAATTGCAAGAATTATTTGAAGTTCAACATCAACAAAACGGTGTTTATGACATGGATAATAATGTACCTGCAACATTAACCTCACATGAACCTGGCTATTTGATTAAAGAAGAAGAAAAAATTGTTGGATTACAAACAGATGTACCATTGAAACAAGCTTTTATGCCATTTGGTGGAATTAACATGGCAAACAATGCGCTAACTTCAAATGGTTATGAAGTAGATCCAGAAATGACAAAAATTTTTACTGAGTTAAGAAAAACACATAACCAAGGTGTTTTTGACGCTTATACACCAGAAATGAGAGCGGCTCGTAAAAATAAAATTATTACTGGATTGCCAGACGCTTATGGTCGTGGCCGTATTATTGGGGATTATCGTCGTATTGCTTTATATGGTATTGATCGCTTAATCGAAGAAAAAATGAAAGATTTAAGCAATACAGGTTATAAGAGCATGACTGAAGATGTCATCCGTTTAAGAGAAGAAATCACTGAACAAATTCGTGCATTAGGCGAATTGAAAAAAATGGCTGCTTCTTATGGATTTGATATTTCTCAACCAGCAGGTAATGCCCGTGAAGCAATTCAATGGTTATACTTTGGTTATTTAGGTGCAATCAAATCTCAAAATGGTGCTGCAATGTCTATTGGCCGTATTTCAGCATTCTTGGATATTTATATTCAACGTGACTTAGAAAATGGAACAATTACAGAGTTTGAAGCACAAGAATTGATTGATCACTTGATTATGAAATTGCGTATGGTTAAATTTGCTCGTACACCAGAATACAATCAATTATTCTCTGGTTATCCAATCTGGGCAACATTATCTATAGCAGGTATGGCTTTAAGTGGACGTTCATTAGTTACTAAGAATGATTTCCGTATTTTGCATACTTTAACAAATATGGGACCTTCTCCAGAACCAAACTTAACTGTTTTATATTCTTCACATTTACCAGAAGGATTTAGAACATTTGCTGCAAAAATTGCAAAAGAAAGTTCTTCTATCCAATTTGAAAATGATGATTTATTACGTGCTAACTGGGGATCAGATGATTGTGCTATTGCTTGTTGTGTGTCTGCGACAGTAATGGGTAAAGATATGCAATTCTTTGGTGCACGTGCTAACTTAGCAAAAGCTGCTCTTTATGCAATTAATGGTGGCATAGATGAAAAAACAAAAGCACAAGTAGGACCTAAATTTCGTCCAATGGAAGGCGATACACTAGACTTTGATGAATTTATCGAAAGATATAAAGACATTATGGACTGGTTGGCTGAATTGTATGTAAATACACTAAATGTTATTCATTATATGCATGATAAATATGCTTATGAAGCAGCTCAATTAGCTTTCATGGATAGTGATTTAAAACGTACATTTGCAACTGGTATTGCAGGAATTTCACATGCAACAGATAGTGTAATGGCTATTAAATATGGTAATGTAAAAGTAATTCGTGATGAAGATGGTGTTGCTGTTGACTATGTTCCTCAAAATGAATTCCCAACTTATGGAAATGATAATGAAGAAGCAGATGAAATGGCAAACTGGATTCTTGAATACTTTATGACACAAATTAAACGTCATCATACTTATCGTAACGCTCGTCCAACAACTTCTCTATTGACAATTACATCAAATGTTGTTTATGGAAAAGCAACTGGTAATACACCTGATGGACGTCGTGCTGGTAAGCCACTTGCTCCAGGAGCAAATCCAAGTTATCAAGATGGTAAATTCTTAGGTGAAAAGAATGGGTTACTTGCTTCACTTAACTCTACTGCAAGATTAGAATATACATGTGCCTTAGATGGCATTTCTAATACACAAACAATTAATCCAAATGGATTAGGTAAAGATGATGATATTAGAATTGATAACTTACGTAATGTAATGGATGGCTATTTTGATAAAGGTGGTTACCATTTAAATGTCAATGTGTTTACAAATGAATTGTTATTAGATGCACAGGCACATCCAGAAAAATATCCAAACCTAACAATCCGCGTTTCAGGTTATGCCGTTAAATTCCGTGATTTAACTCCTGAACAACAAGCTGATGTTATCTCAAGAACATCACATGACAGAATGTAA
- a CDS encoding DUF1430 domain-containing protein: MKGINLKFSTIASILSTQVDTIRLGLQMAATLLLIIFLVSLIVSAFVCVLYFTTNKMTLSIQRALGIKLVDRYRKVTAAWLFVYLIQIIVATVFSHSIVGLGAGVLLALIDILISLSIFYYQESKNLIGILKGE, encoded by the coding sequence ATGAAAGGCATCAATCTTAAATTCTCAACAATAGCATCCATTCTAAGTACCCAAGTAGATACCATTCGATTAGGTCTTCAAATGGCAGCAACATTATTACTGATTATCTTTTTAGTCTCTTTAATCGTTTCGGCTTTTGTATGTGTATTGTACTTTACAACAAATAAAATGACACTCTCTATCCAACGAGCATTAGGAATTAAATTGGTTGATAGGTATAGAAAAGTCACTGCTGCTTGGCTATTTGTGTATTTGATTCAAATAATCGTAGCAACAGTTTTCAGCCATTCAATTGTTGGGTTGGGTGCAGGCGTTTTATTGGCCTTGATCGACATCTTAATCAGTCTGTCAATATTTTATTATCAAGAAAGTAAAAATCTCATAGGAATTCTTAAAGGAGAATAA
- a CDS encoding manganese-dependent inorganic pyrophosphatase: MSKILVFGHQNPDTDAIGAAISFAHLQKELGKDCEAVALGEPNEETLYALNHFAIEVPTIIEKASEITKDVMLVDHNEFQQSVSDIEELNILSVVDHHRIANFKTSDPLYYRSEPVGCTCTILYKLYKENNVSIPTAIAGIMVSAIISDTLLFKSPTCTQEDIDIAKKLAEIAKIDLESYGLEMLKAGTNLETKSAETLLDLDAKSFSMGGKNVRVAQVNTVDLSEVLNRQNELETAIRATNEKNAYDVFVLLITDIIASDSELLVIGSTPEKVEQAFNVTLKNNRAFLKGIVSRKKQVIPALTEAFN; this comes from the coding sequence ATGTCAAAAATCTTAGTTTTTGGGCATCAAAATCCAGATACAGATGCTATAGGTGCAGCAATTAGTTTTGCCCACCTACAAAAAGAATTAGGAAAAGACTGCGAGGCAGTTGCCTTAGGGGAACCTAATGAGGAAACCTTATACGCTTTAAATCATTTTGCCATTGAAGTACCAACAATTATAGAAAAGGCTTCTGAAATTACAAAAGATGTCATGCTAGTAGATCATAATGAATTTCAACAAAGTGTGTCTGACATTGAAGAGCTAAATATTTTATCCGTTGTAGACCATCATCGTATTGCTAATTTTAAAACTTCTGATCCTCTATATTATCGATCAGAACCAGTAGGGTGTACTTGTACTATTCTTTATAAATTGTACAAAGAGAATAATGTATCTATTCCTACAGCGATTGCAGGCATCATGGTATCAGCAATTATTTCTGATACATTATTATTTAAATCCCCCACTTGTACTCAAGAGGATATTGATATTGCAAAAAAATTAGCAGAAATTGCAAAAATAGATTTGGAAAGCTATGGACTAGAAATGTTAAAGGCTGGAACAAACTTGGAAACAAAATCTGCTGAAACATTGTTAGATTTAGACGCAAAAAGTTTTTCAATGGGTGGAAAAAATGTTAGAGTGGCACAAGTAAACACTGTAGATTTGTCAGAAGTATTGAATCGTCAAAATGAATTAGAAACTGCCATTCGTGCCACAAATGAAAAAAATGCTTATGATGTATTTGTTTTACTCATTACAGATATTATTGCAAGTGATTCTGAATTACTCGTTATTGGTTCAACACCTGAAAAAGTAGAACAAGCGTTTAATGTAACATTGAAAAATAATCGTGCCTTTTTAAAAGGAATTGTTTCACGTAAAAAGCAAGTCATTCCAGCACTGACTGAGGCATTTAATTAA
- a CDS encoding PRD domain-containing protein, with product MKIKKLLNQNAVLVLDNGQEKVAVGKGVGFNKKKNDLLSASMVERMFIMEPEGIQKLQILLSQIDEQYFLATEEIITYAERVLGEKLNEHINIGLCDHIAFAAENTQNNIIVRNKLLHEIETLYSEEFAIAQWAVEFLTKTLDIPFSYDEDGYIAIHIHSARNGQKDNSKSIRDITIVSEVIHLIEKELKINMHDEKMSLNYSRLVNHLRLFIQRFQQNQYVVLDDEILEIVKKKYSDSYQIAQKIQLFLSKNFHYHVPDEELGYLAIHIERLKMVSSK from the coding sequence ATGAAAATTAAAAAACTATTGAATCAAAATGCTGTACTTGTTCTTGATAATGGACAGGAAAAAGTAGCTGTAGGAAAAGGAGTTGGATTTAATAAGAAGAAAAATGATTTGCTTTCTGCTTCGATGGTTGAGCGAATGTTTATCATGGAACCTGAGGGAATTCAAAAACTACAAATCTTATTATCACAAATTGACGAGCAATACTTCCTAGCAACGGAAGAAATTATTACTTATGCTGAAAGGGTTTTAGGCGAAAAGCTAAATGAACATATTAATATTGGGTTATGCGATCATATTGCTTTTGCAGCTGAAAATACGCAAAATAACATCATTGTACGTAATAAATTGCTTCATGAAATTGAAACGCTTTACAGTGAAGAATTTGCCATTGCTCAATGGGCAGTAGAATTTTTAACTAAGACACTTGATATTCCATTCAGCTATGATGAAGATGGGTATATTGCCATTCATATTCACAGTGCACGAAATGGCCAAAAAGATAATAGTAAAAGTATTCGTGATATTACCATTGTTTCAGAAGTCATTCATTTGATTGAAAAAGAATTAAAGATTAATATGCATGATGAAAAGATGAGTCTTAATTATTCACGTCTTGTTAACCACCTACGACTATTTATTCAAAGATTTCAACAAAATCAATATGTTGTTTTAGATGATGAAATCTTGGAAATTGTCAAAAAGAAATACAGCGATAGTTATCAAATTGCACAAAAAATTCAGCTATTTTTGAGTAAAAATTTTCATTATCATGTACCGGATGAGGAACTAGGTTATTTAGCTATTCACATTGAACGACTAAAAATGGTCAGTTCAAAGTAA
- a CDS encoding lactococcin 972 family bacteriocin codes for MGWNGTFGYSDYLHASKNHTSSVGRIENDMHRAYGDAGFWSNAKYTKVPPTGLHYWWAHTN; via the coding sequence ATAGGATGGAATGGTACATTTGGATACTCAGATTATCTCCATGCTAGTAAAAACCATACTTCATCTGTTGGTAGAATTGAAAATGATATGCATCGTGCATATGGCGACGCTGGATTTTGGTCAAATGCAAAATATACAAAGGTACCACCTACCGGACTACATTATTGGTGGGCGCATACAAACTAA
- the pflA gene encoding pyruvate formate-lyase-activating protein, giving the protein MTETIKGRIHSTENFGTVDGPGVRFVVFMQGCRMRCEFCHNPDTWRIGAGGKLVTADQIIEEALHYRSYWGEKGGITVSGGEPLLQIEFLIDLFKKAKELGISTTLDSCGKPFTREEPFFSQFNELLKYTDLVLLDIKHINSEKHKELTTFNNENILDLAHYLSEVGQPVWIRHVLVPFRSDYDEYLIELDKFVKTLNNVDKFEVLPYHTMGKYKWEDLKIPYPLEGIEPPTDERVKNAKKILHVDDYKGYLTR; this is encoded by the coding sequence ATGACTGAAACAATAAAAGGACGTATTCATTCAACTGAAAATTTTGGCACGGTAGATGGTCCAGGTGTTCGCTTTGTTGTCTTTATGCAAGGCTGTCGGATGCGTTGCGAATTTTGTCATAACCCAGATACATGGCGAATTGGCGCAGGAGGGAAACTTGTTACAGCTGATCAAATTATTGAAGAAGCTTTACATTATCGTTCTTACTGGGGAGAAAAAGGTGGCATAACAGTCAGTGGAGGAGAACCACTTCTTCAAATTGAATTCTTAATTGATCTATTTAAAAAAGCGAAAGAATTAGGAATTTCAACCACATTGGATTCTTGTGGAAAACCATTTACAAGAGAAGAACCATTTTTTAGTCAATTTAATGAATTATTAAAATACACAGACTTAGTTTTGCTTGATATTAAACATATCAATAGTGAAAAACACAAAGAGTTAACTACTTTCAATAATGAAAATATTCTTGATTTAGCACATTACTTATCTGAAGTGGGGCAACCTGTTTGGATACGTCACGTTTTAGTGCCTTTTCGAAGTGATTATGATGAATATTTGATTGAGTTAGACAAGTTTGTTAAAACTTTAAACAATGTGGATAAGTTTGAAGTGTTACCTTACCATACTATGGGAAAATATAAATGGGAAGATTTAAAGATCCCTTATCCTTTAGAAGGAATCGAACCACCTACTGATGAGCGTGTAAAAAATGCTAAAAAAATCTTGCATGTGGATGATTATAAGGGATATCTGACACGATAA
- a CDS encoding helix-turn-helix domain-containing protein, translated as MSFAKIAKQVNLDQQTIKKSLEWFQKESDQFYWHEQMIFILDQRMVYFRLLPGASFSMIYKTYFKQSLNYKIVHALFQQQFTSLLAFSQQHYISIATLIRYLKKVNRLFSTYGVTIDLRSKQKIQGKEAAIRHCFIEFYWQCFEEENWPFPAINEQELQNFLIQELHFDNVSYLDFLKAKVILSINLSRIQNGHSLSKDILQTQGKQLLLIDRFFGRNRNYSAFFKTICN; from the coding sequence ATGTCTTTTGCCAAAATAGCAAAACAAGTCAATCTAGACCAACAAACGATCAAAAAGAGTTTGGAATGGTTTCAAAAAGAGAGTGATCAATTTTATTGGCATGAACAAATGATTTTTATTCTTGATCAGCGTATGGTTTATTTTCGATTGTTACCTGGTGCTTCTTTTTCAATGATCTATAAAACCTATTTTAAACAAAGTTTAAATTATAAAATTGTGCATGCTTTATTTCAACAACAATTTACTAGCTTATTAGCTTTTTCACAACAACATTATATTAGTATTGCCACCTTAATTAGGTACTTAAAAAAGGTGAACCGTCTTTTTTCTACCTATGGAGTGACAATCGACTTAAGAAGTAAGCAGAAAATACAGGGAAAAGAAGCAGCTATTCGGCATTGTTTCATTGAATTTTATTGGCAATGTTTTGAAGAAGAAAATTGGCCTTTTCCTGCCATTAATGAACAAGAATTGCAGAATTTTTTGATTCAGGAACTCCATTTTGATAATGTATCCTATTTAGATTTTTTAAAAGCAAAAGTTATTTTAAGTATTAACCTATCAAGAATTCAAAATGGCCATTCATTGTCTAAAGATATTTTACAGACACAAGGCAAACAGTTGCTTTTGATCGATCGATTTTTTGGTAGAAATCGAAATTATTCTGCTTTTTTTAAAACAATTTGCAATTGA
- a CDS encoding DUF1803 domain-containing protein, producing MTEMHYYFQSKEHEHAIHSLTQHELFDKVVVYLDEHQDIPITLRHLKQVFHSEKGLEKIIDRMIHYHLLQRKEKHYALTFPIFSKKPEFPLIKSVFFKQFQQIDEKSQVWFLGEGCWRHFLKDSCGFFFGVSHSNDSFFQKNQIKNDKIAFISIQNESSPSFTLPSYFKKLQLKSSLRKTEVDEFQQLQQLLGDVSLDYFLAQAQYLVTRAAKKRKIPSKRNIFYESMLSTGIFSLTENHCFNLSYPLFDNKEENSINDLRDEWLDELTQILSLKNKSTEQIQYEKMCLYAQLLNHLKIQKLNYIKIISSYK from the coding sequence ATGACAGAAATGCATTATTATTTTCAATCAAAAGAACATGAGCATGCTATTCATTCACTTACCCAACATGAACTATTTGATAAGGTTGTTGTTTATTTAGATGAACATCAGGATATACCAATTACCTTGAGACACTTAAAACAAGTATTTCATAGCGAAAAAGGCCTCGAAAAAATAATAGATCGTATGATTCACTATCATTTATTGCAAAGAAAAGAGAAACATTATGCATTAACATTTCCTATCTTTTCTAAAAAACCTGAATTTCCATTAATAAAATCTGTCTTTTTTAAACAATTTCAACAAATAGATGAAAAAAGCCAAGTCTGGTTTTTAGGAGAAGGATGTTGGAGGCATTTTTTGAAGGATTCATGTGGTTTCTTTTTTGGTGTTTCCCATTCTAACGATTCATTTTTTCAAAAAAATCAAATAAAGAATGACAAGATTGCCTTTATTTCTATTCAAAATGAATCAAGCCCATCATTCACATTACCTAGCTATTTTAAGAAATTACAACTAAAATCCTCTTTAAGGAAAACAGAAGTCGATGAATTCCAACAACTTCAACAGTTACTAGGGGATGTATCATTGGATTATTTTTTAGCACAAGCACAATACCTAGTCACAAGAGCAGCGAAAAAGCGAAAAATACCAAGCAAAAGAAATATTTTCTATGAATCAATGCTGTCGACGGGTATTTTTTCTTTAACAGAAAATCATTGCTTTAACTTGTCTTATCCATTATTTGATAATAAAGAAGAAAATTCAATCAATGATTTAAGGGATGAATGGTTAGATGAACTAACTCAAATTTTGTCATTAAAAAATAAATCTACTGAACAAATACAATATGAAAAAATGTGTTTATATGCACAATTACTAAACCATTTAAAAATACAAAAATTAAATTATATAAAAATAATAAGCAGTTATAAATAA
- a CDS encoding putative bacteriocin export ABC transporter, translated as MIVLENVVKKYGNRMVLDHINLTIHDGEMIAIVGESGSGKSTVLNILGLLEGLNSGTYQIGDQKNIKPNSKLANKVIRENIGYIFQNYALIDDQTVYQNLALAQKYVKKNKQEKQKQIQEVLEVVGLSGYEQYKVFELSGGQQQRISIARCLIKPSSVILADEPTGSLDDKNRDTILKELKLLNQQGKTVIIVNHDTIVANSCSRIINL; from the coding sequence ATGATTGTACTTGAAAACGTTGTTAAAAAATACGGCAATAGAATGGTATTAGATCATATCAATCTGACGATTCATGATGGCGAGATGATTGCCATTGTTGGAGAAAGTGGTTCTGGCAAATCCACCGTTTTAAATATATTAGGCTTACTTGAAGGATTAAATAGTGGTACCTATCAAATAGGCGATCAGAAAAATATTAAACCTAACAGCAAACTAGCAAATAAAGTTATCCGTGAAAACATTGGATATATTTTTCAAAACTATGCTTTAATTGACGATCAAACGGTTTATCAAAATTTAGCATTAGCACAAAAATACGTCAAGAAAAATAAACAAGAAAAACAGAAACAGATACAGGAAGTTTTAGAGGTTGTAGGATTATCCGGCTATGAACAGTATAAAGTCTTTGAGCTTTCAGGTGGACAACAGCAAAGAATATCTATTGCAAGATGCTTAATCAAACCAAGCAGTGTGATTTTGGCAGACGAACCTACGGGTTCCCTAGATGATAAAAATAGAGATACCATCTTAAAAGAATTAAAATTATTAAATCAACAGGGCAAAACAGTCATTATCGTTAACCATGATACAATAGTAGCTAATTCATGTTCCAGAATAATCAATCTATAA
- the parC gene encoding DNA topoisomerase IV subunit A yields the protein MEKQSEIQELTLEEVMGDRFGRYSKYIIQERALPDIRDGLKPVQRRILFSMNKDGNTFDKGFRKSAKSVGNIMGNYHPHGDSSIYEAMVRLSQDWKLRETLIEMHGNNGSMDGDPPAAMRYTEARLSELSGELLKDIEKETVDFVWNFDDTEKEPTVLPARVPNLLINGSTGISAGYATEIPTHNLSEVIDGTIYLIDHPNTSLEKLMTFIPGPDFPTGGILQGKEELKKAYETGKGKVVLRSKTAIESLRGGRQQIIVTEIPYEVNKAVLVKKMDEIRLNKKIDGMAEIRDESDRTGLRIVIELKKEANAQGILNYLFKNTELQINYNFNMVAIDNMTPRQVGLVHILNSYISHRKIVIKNRSHFELEKAKKRQHIVSGLIKALSILDKVIATIRESKDKKNAKQNLVKTYAFTEEQAEAIVNLQLYRLTNTDITQLEKEANELALSIEKLTEILENEKELFAVMKKELREVKKKYTHERATKIENEIQEIKIDTEVLVSQEDVIVTVTHEGYIKRSSIRSYNASKPEEIGIKGGDFLLLARQVNTLDHLLLITNKANVIYRPVHELPDLRWKELGEHLSRTILNLSADEAIIGAYLYKELSATKTFVFMTKAGMIKQTKMTDFAPWRTYKSRATNCMKLKIDDDELVNVYLTDKQNHLDVFLVSHFGFGLRFPLSEVPIIGTKAAGVKSMNLKEEDVIVNGLLIDDTKETEVTFITQRGNIKRMSTDELTLLGRAKRGLMVLKELKNLPHRIVFMAESSPKNLTILTQKGTQKQINGQNYPLVHRMSNGSVIINEKSEGQILEVHQMDIYK from the coding sequence ATGGAAAAACAATCAGAAATCCAGGAACTAACGCTAGAAGAAGTAATGGGAGATCGCTTTGGTAGATATTCAAAATACATTATTCAGGAACGAGCATTACCTGATATTCGAGATGGATTAAAACCAGTTCAACGTAGAATTTTATTTTCAATGAATAAAGATGGCAATACCTTTGATAAGGGATTTAGAAAATCAGCAAAATCTGTCGGAAATATTATGGGAAATTATCATCCACATGGAGATAGCAGTATCTATGAAGCAATGGTTCGTTTAAGTCAAGATTGGAAATTACGAGAAACATTAATTGAAATGCATGGTAATAATGGAAGTATGGACGGAGATCCACCTGCAGCTATGCGTTATACTGAAGCGCGTTTGTCAGAATTAAGTGGTGAACTTTTAAAAGATATTGAAAAAGAGACAGTAGACTTTGTTTGGAATTTTGATGATACTGAAAAAGAACCTACAGTATTACCAGCTAGAGTACCTAATCTATTAATTAATGGCTCAACAGGTATCTCGGCTGGCTATGCGACTGAAATTCCAACACATAATTTATCAGAAGTTATCGATGGCACAATTTATCTCATTGACCATCCGAACACATCATTAGAAAAACTAATGACATTTATTCCTGGACCAGATTTTCCAACTGGTGGTATCCTACAAGGAAAAGAAGAACTAAAAAAAGCCTATGAAACAGGAAAAGGGAAGGTCGTTTTACGTTCTAAAACAGCGATTGAATCACTTAGAGGTGGAAGACAGCAAATTATTGTAACTGAGATTCCTTATGAAGTAAACAAGGCAGTTTTGGTTAAAAAAATGGATGAGATTCGCCTAAATAAGAAGATTGATGGCATGGCAGAAATTCGTGATGAGAGTGATAGAACTGGTTTACGAATTGTCATTGAATTAAAAAAAGAAGCTAATGCCCAAGGAATCTTAAATTACCTATTTAAAAATACTGAATTACAAATTAACTATAATTTTAATATGGTTGCTATTGATAATATGACACCAAGACAAGTTGGTTTGGTACATATTTTAAATAGTTATATTTCACATAGAAAAATTGTAATTAAAAATCGCAGTCATTTTGAGTTGGAAAAAGCTAAAAAAAGACAGCACATTGTCTCTGGGTTGATCAAAGCCTTATCAATTTTAGATAAAGTCATTGCTACTATAAGAGAAAGTAAAGATAAAAAAAACGCAAAACAAAATCTGGTGAAAACCTATGCATTTACAGAGGAACAAGCAGAAGCAATTGTTAATTTGCAACTTTATCGGTTAACCAATACTGATATTACTCAATTGGAAAAAGAAGCAAATGAGCTTGCATTATCAATAGAAAAGCTAACTGAAATTCTTGAAAATGAAAAAGAATTGTTCGCTGTAATGAAAAAAGAATTACGTGAAGTGAAAAAGAAATATACACATGAACGTGCAACAAAAATTGAGAACGAAATTCAAGAAATCAAAATTGATACAGAGGTATTAGTTTCCCAAGAAGATGTTATTGTAACAGTTACCCATGAAGGGTATATCAAGCGTAGTAGTATTAGATCTTACAATGCGTCTAAACCCGAAGAAATTGGGATAAAAGGCGGAGACTTTTTATTACTAGCTAGACAGGTAAATACTCTTGATCATTTATTATTGATTACAAATAAGGCAAATGTCATCTATCGGCCCGTTCATGAATTACCAGATTTACGATGGAAAGAATTGGGAGAACACCTTTCTCGAACAATTTTAAATTTATCAGCAGATGAGGCAATTATCGGTGCTTATTTATATAAAGAGTTAAGTGCAACAAAAACATTTGTCTTTATGACAAAAGCAGGTATGATCAAACAAACCAAAATGACAGATTTTGCGCCATGGCGAACCTATAAAAGTCGAGCAACAAATTGTATGAAATTGAAAATTGATGATGATGAATTGGTTAATGTCTATCTAACAGACAAACAAAATCATCTTGATGTTTTTTTAGTTAGCCATTTTGGCTTTGGTTTAAGATTTCCTTTATCCGAAGTACCAATTATTGGTACGAAGGCTGCAGGTGTCAAATCAATGAATTTAAAGGAAGAAGATGTTATTGTTAACGGATTATTGATTGATGATACAAAAGAAACTGAGGTAACCTTTATTACACAAAGAGGAAATATAAAAAGAATGAGTACGGACGAATTAACATTATTAGGGCGTGCTAAACGTGGATTAATGGTATTAAAAGAATTAAAAAATCTACCGCATCGAATCGTTTTTATGGCAGAAAGCAGTCCGAAAAACTTGACAATTCTTACTCAAAAAGGGACACAAAAACAAATAAATGGTCAAAATTATCCCCTTGTCCATCGCATGTCTAATGGATCAGTTATCATTAACGAGAAATCAGAAGGTCAAATTTTGGAAGTTCATCAAATGGATATCTATAAATAA
- a CDS encoding metal-sulfur cluster assembly factor yields the protein MSEKPQEWSAEEIEVIKEHIITALETVIDPELGVDIVNLGLIYGVDFQPTGETVIKMTLTTMGCPIVDLLTEQIHEALNEVPEIKTVEVKLVWYPAWTTDKMSRYARIALGIR from the coding sequence ATGAGTGAAAAACCACAAGAATGGTCTGCTGAGGAAATTGAAGTTATTAAGGAACATATAATAACTGCTTTGGAAACAGTTATCGATCCAGAATTAGGCGTTGACATTGTTAATTTAGGTTTGATTTATGGTGTTGATTTTCAACCAACGGGTGAAACAGTTATTAAAATGACCTTAACCACAATGGGATGTCCGATAGTTGACCTTTTAACCGAGCAAATCCATGAGGCACTCAATGAAGTACCTGAAATTAAAACCGTTGAAGTAAAACTCGTCTGGTATCCAGCTTGGACAACCGATAAAATGTCTCGCTATGCTAGAATTGCTTTGGGAATCAGATAA